The following coding sequences lie in one Spea bombifrons isolate aSpeBom1 chromosome 5, aSpeBom1.2.pri, whole genome shotgun sequence genomic window:
- the CNBD2 gene encoding LOW QUALITY PROTEIN: cyclic nucleotide-binding domain-containing protein 2 (The sequence of the model RefSeq protein was modified relative to this genomic sequence to represent the inferred CDS: substituted 1 base at 1 genomic stop codon) → MRRAVAPLWLPSLTDPPCGGPEDPALLQAPAEGRLLDVVHKVMKLQTVTRRFIRSAGEALGAAFWGDVEVSGLPAEESAYDEQVNMEXSISGGGVQKADGGLAFDASFFKSQYEFTFPEKAISVALRRPEDRSAEDVRFIRSMMAGILGFRRYSAHMQLMLARVVYYRRFGRGRVVVRRGHRGDSFYFVFSGVIAVTQDEDGRSALLDPEPILLHKGASFGEVALLKGLRRNATVVCMEDTEFLVVDRKEFFKNKLDQELQKELQYRFQFFRSLDLFSSWSDPLLETLADHCKTEQSHHSQVLVSDTSGTKNIIFVTKGRCEVLRLVDLSQCPSFLKWIKQHKALLGKDSPGNPAEKFPPNTKTPRVPSHNAKDARSISLENLERGLPASHPDTSEPLDLQSDLAAAVYLRIDSIQPGQYFRGADVDYIEFCLERENRASHEPSLTFTPTPDPRDPRSKVIVSQGAEIIRIKLDKFSELMDLSTLKKLKTETLSYPSDEELCRVFLEQNRWKIFKSDLISNLSLTPTSRPKHAPGREKGEPGEIRPGADRRGILQLGGHKTHAEKVRHPTPPMINTLTGPSVQIWKTPETKGDNGPSSSTKTPIRLIHGIDIPKLCGKRVMW, encoded by the exons AGACTCCTGGATGTCGTCCACAAAGTGATGAAGCTGCAGACCGTCACCAGGCGCTTCATCCGCAGCGCAGGGGAGGCCCTGGGGGCCGCGTTCTGGGGGGACGTGGAGGTCTCCGGCCTCCCAGCCGAGGAGTCAGCGTACGATGAACAGGTTAATATGGAATAATCCATTAGTGGGGGAGGCG TCCAGAAGGCAGACGGGGGGCTGGCGTTTGACGCGAGTTTCTTTAAAAGTCAATACGAG TTCACGTTCCCGGAGAAGGCGATTTCTGTGGCCCTGCGGCGCCCCGAGGATCGCTCGGCCGAGGACGTGCGCTTTATCCGCAGCATGATGGCGGGAATCCTCGGCTTCCGCAGATACAGCGCTCACATGCAGCTCATGCTGGCGAGGGTCGTCTACTACAGGAG GTTTGGCCGGGGCAGGGTCGTTGTCCGAAGGGGCCATCGAGGGGACAGCTTCTACTTTGTGTTTTCCGGAGTCATTGCCGTCACACAAGACGAGGACGGCAGGAGCGCCCTGCTGGATCCAGAACCCATCCTGCTTCACAAGGGCGCCAGCTTTGGG GAGGTGGCCCTGCTGAAGGGTCTGAGGCGAAACGCGACGGTCGTCTGCATGGAGGACACGGAGTTTTTGGTGGTCGACAGGAAGGAATTCTTCAAGAACAAACTGGATCAGGAGCTGCAGAAAGAGCTACAGTATCGATTTCAGTTCTTCAG ATCCCTGGATCTGTTCTCGAGCTGGTCTGATCCGCTCCTGGAGACGCTGGCCGATCACTGCAAGACGGAGCAGAGCCACCACAGCCAGGTCCTCGTGAGCGACACCAGCGGAACCAAAAATATCATCTTCGTCACAAAG GGTCGCTGTGAAGTCCTGCGATTGGTCGATCTCAGCCAATGTCCTTCCTTCTTGAAGTGGATCAAGCAGCACAAAGCTCTGCTCGGGAAGGACTCTCCGGGTAATCCTGCAG AAAAGTTCCCCCCGAACACCAAGACCCCAAGAGTCCCGTCTCACAACGCAAAGGATGCAAG GTCGATCTCGCTGGAGAATTTAGAGAGGGGGCTCCCTGCGTCCCACCCTGACACTTCAGAGCCTCTGGATTTACAAAGCGACTTAGCGGCCGCCGTCTACCTGCGCATCGACTCCATCCAGCCGGGGCAATACTTT AGGGGGGCGGACGTGGATTACATTGAATTCTGTTTGGAACGAGAGAACCGAGCATCACACGAG ccc AGTCTGACCTTCACGCCGACCCCTGACCCTCGAGACCCCAGGTCAAAGGTCATCGTCAGCCAAGGAGCGGAGATCATCCGAATCAAGTTGGACAAGTTCTCGGAGCTGATGGATCTCTCCACCCTGAAAAAACTCAAGACAGAAACGCTCTCGTACCCCAG CGACGAAGAGCTGTGCAGAGTCTTCCTGGAGCAGAACCGATGGAAGATCTTCAAATCCGACCTGATCAGCAACTTAAGCCTCACGCCGACCTCTCGCCCAAAACACGCCCCGGGGCGCGAGAAAGGAGAGCCGGGGGAGATCCGGCCCGGTGCGGACAGGAGGGGGATCCTGCAACTGGGGGGCCACAAAACACACGCAGAAAAGGTGCGACATCCGACCCCCCCCATGATAAACaca CTAACCGGTCCTTCTGTACAGATCTGGAAAACCCCAGAGACAAAAGGAGACAACGGCCCCTCCTCCTCCACCAAGACTCCCATCAGGCTGATCCACGGAATCGACATCCCAAAGCTGTGCGGGAAGAGAGTCATGTGGTGA
- the CCDC12 gene encoding coiled-coil domain-containing protein 12 translates to MEGSVGRLEEQALRRKERLKELRKKRVRDDGETENPELPEEDKEKHRELKLRNYTPEDDVLRERQVPQAKPISVEEKVKEQLEAAKPEPIIEEVDLANLAPRKPDWDLKRDVAKKLEKLEKRTQRAIAELIRERLKGQEENLATAVESAKQEDEDSD, encoded by the exons ATGGAGGGCAGCGTGGGGaggctggaggagcaagctctgCGGCGAAAAGAGAGACTCAAGGAGCTGAGGAAGAAGCGG GTCAGAGATGACGGCGAGACGGAGAACCCGGAGCTTCCCGAAGAGgacaaagaaaaacacag GGAACTGAAGTTGAGGAATTACACGCCTGAGGATGACGTCCTCCGGGAGAGACAGGTGCCGCAGGCCAAGCCGATCTCCG TGGAAGAGAAGGTGAAAGAACAGCTTGAAGCAGCGAAGCCGGAGCCGATCATCGAGGAGGTG GATTTGGCTAATCTCGCCCCGAGGAAGCCCGACTG GGATCTGAAGAGAGATGTAGCCAAGAAGCTGGAGAAGTTGGAAAAGAGGACGCAGAGAGCGATCGCGGAGCTAATCC GCGAGAGGTTAAAGGGTCAGGAGGAGAATCTGGCGACGGCCGTTGAATCCGCGAAGCAGGAAGATGAGGATTCGGACTGA
- the LOC128496836 gene encoding acrosin-like, producing MASKQINRIQLLMILILTALHPSDSNSCGRRPLMSEYGSSRIVGGVDAQPGAWPWLVSIQVPSGGGHRHSCGGTLIDEQWVLTAAHCFKTMKRLVSKWQIVLGGFQLSDPSQSDVQIRSIDSYVQHEHYNSRTERNDVALIKLNQAVRFTDFVQPACLPSATTDIHAMDHCYISGWGVTKDKTIQTADILQEAKVNQIPLEKCNGSAWYNGEVHDYNLCAGYEEGGIDSCQGDSGGPFMCRDPDSSTYNVIGVTSWGEGCGKSKKPGVYSNTQYYREWILKTMGTPSPALKEAADTPSLSALGGYREPPFNSPVPADISSKSKLEDPSGNSISLGERRGDVLFIFIVLFLVIEQPDSFWLFLCDRTA from the exons ATGGCTTCAAAGCAGATAAATCGCATCCAACTTCTAATGATTCTGATCCTCACCGCCCTGCATCCATCTGACTCAAACA GCTGCGGCAGACGCCCGCTTATGTCAGAATATGGCAGCTCGCGGATCGTTGGAGGAGTTGATGCGCAGCCTGGTGCTTGGCCATGGCTGGTCAGCATCCAAGTGCCTTCCGGAGGCGGACATCGCCACTCCTGCGGAGGGACTTTAATCGATGAGCAGTGGGTCCTAACAGCGGCTCACTGCTTCAAGACCATGAAGAG GCTCGTTTCCAAATGGCAAATCGTACTTGGAGGATTCCAACTGTCGGATCCATCGCAAAGTGACGTCCAGATCAGATCCATCGACTCGTACGTTCAGCACGAGCATTACAATTCCCGGACTGAGCGGAACGACGTGGCGCTGATCAAACTCAACCAGGCCGTGAGATTCACCGACTTCGTGCAGCCGGCCTGCCTGCCGAGCGCCACCACGGACATTCACGCCATGGATCACTGCTACATCAGCGGCTGGGGCGTCACTAAAGATAAAA CCATCCAAACGGCCGACATCCTCCAAGAGGCCAAAGTCAACCAGATTCCTCTGGAGAAGTGCAACGGCTCGGCGTGGTATAACGGAGAAGTCCACGACTACAATCTCTGTGCCGGCTACGAGGAGGGAGGCATCGATAGCTGCCAG GGAGACAGCGGAGGGCCATTTATGTGCAGGGACCCGGACAGCTCCACGTATAACGTCATCGGAGTGACAAGCTGGGGTGAGGGATGCGGCAAATCAAAAAAGCCAGGAGTGTATTCCAACACTCAATACTATCGTGAGTGGATCCTCAAAACAATGGGAACCCCATCTCCTGCGCTCAAAGAAGCCGCTGACACCCCAAGCTTGAGTG cattgggaggatatagagagccgccgttcaactcccccgtaccggccgacATCAGCAGCAAATCTAAGCTTGAAGACCCTTCAGGAAATTCCATCAGTCTTGGAGAGCGCAGAGGAgacgtcctcttcatcttcatcgtCCTCTTCCTCGTCATCGAGCAGCCAGactctttctggcttttcctttgtgacCGGacggcctga